One part of the Phycisphaerae bacterium genome encodes these proteins:
- the pilO gene encoding type 4a pilus biogenesis protein PilO: protein MSRLKLNALVFGIVVILTAGFAFGFAVPGAKKLRQQRDQIASETAQVKAEQERLGNIGELYASIVALDAAMSEFNERLPQHQNFGEFLNSVSENLKASGVEDFAVQPKPPVALDAARLPSSLAVAAGTMILPVRITFDGTLAQLVDFQGRMEALPRLSQVETLKLDNDEAHPGHVRVEMVLLTFCHPQ, encoded by the coding sequence ATGAGTCGATTAAAACTCAATGCCCTGGTGTTCGGAATTGTCGTCATCCTGACGGCGGGATTCGCCTTCGGATTTGCTGTGCCGGGCGCGAAAAAGCTGCGCCAGCAGCGCGATCAGATCGCATCTGAAACGGCGCAAGTCAAGGCCGAGCAGGAACGGCTGGGGAACATCGGCGAGCTCTACGCCTCCATCGTCGCATTGGATGCGGCCATGAGCGAGTTCAATGAGCGGCTGCCGCAGCATCAGAACTTCGGCGAGTTTCTCAATTCGGTGTCCGAGAACCTCAAGGCGTCGGGCGTCGAGGATTTCGCCGTCCAGCCGAAGCCGCCGGTCGCCCTGGACGCCGCCAGGCTTCCATCGTCGCTGGCGGTTGCCGCGGGAACGATGATCCTGCCGGTGCGGATTACGTTCGACGGGACGCTGGCCCAACTGGTGGATTTTCAGGGCCGGATGGAGGCGTTGCCGCGGCTGTCGCAAGTGGAAACGTTGAAGCTCGACAATGACGAGGCACATCCCGGCCACGTGCGGGTCGAAATGGTCCTTTTGACGTTTTGTCACCCTCAATAG